A genomic window from Diospyros lotus cultivar Yz01 chromosome 2, ASM1463336v1, whole genome shotgun sequence includes:
- the LOC127794076 gene encoding ATP-dependent Clp protease ATP-binding subunit ClpA homolog CD4B, chloroplastic, whose amino-acid sequence MARILVQSTNFPSLAAGERHDQLKGSGKIKRTIKMMCSFQAPPLRIGSFSGLRGSNALDTMVRSGNNFHSKVAAATSVRRGRAKRILPKAMFERFTEKAIKVIMLGQEEARRLGHNFVGTEQILLGLIGEGTGIAAKVLKSMGINLKDARVEVEKIIGRGSGFVAVEIPFTPRAKRVLELSLEEARQLGHNYIGSEHLLLGLLREGEGVAARVLENLGADPSNIRTQVIRMVGESAEAVGAGVGGGSSGNKMPTLEEYGTNLTKLAEEGKLDPVVGRQDQIERVTQILGRRTKNNPCLIGEPGVGKTAIAEGLAQRIANGDVPETIEGKKVITLDMGLLVAGTKYRGEFEERLKKLMEEIKQSDEIILFIDEVHTLIGAGAAEGAIDAANILKPALARGELQCIGATTLDEYRKHIEKDPALERRFQPVKVPEPSVDETIQILKGLRERYEIHHKLNYTDEALVAAAQLSYQYISDRFLPDKAIDLIDEAGSRVRLRHAQLPEEARELEKELRQITKEKNEAVRSQDFEKAGELRDREMDLRAQITALVDKGKEMSKAETEAGEEGPVVTELDIQHIVSSWTGIPVEKVSTDESDRLLKMEETLHKRVIGQDEAVKAISRAIRRARVGLKNPNRPIASFIFSGPTGVGKSELAKALAAYYFGSEEAMIRLDMSEFMERHTVSKLIGSPPGYVGYTEGGQLTEAVRRRPYTVVLFDEIEKAHPDVFNMMLQILEDGRLTDSKGRTVDFKNTLLIMTSNVGSSVIEKGGRRIGFDLDYDEKDSSYNRIKSLVTEELKQYFRPEFLNRLDEMIVFRQLTKLEVKEIADIMLKEVFDRLKVRDIELQVTERFRERVVEEGYNPSYGARPLRRAIMRLLEDSMAEKMLAGEIKEGDSVIVDVDSDGNVTVLNGSSGAPPESLPEPIPV is encoded by the exons ATGGCACGAATTCTAGTTCAGTCGACCAATTTCCCTTCTTTGGCTGCTGGTGAAAGACACGACCAGCTTAAGGGTTCtgggaaaataaaaagaacaatcAAGATGATGTGTAGTTTCCAAGCTCCTCCACTTAGGATTGGAAGTTTTTCAGGATTACGGGGGTCTAATGCGCTTGATACTATGGTAAGGTCAGGCAATAATTTCCATTCTAAAGTGGCAGCTGCAACCTCTGTCCGACGAGGAAGGGCTAAGCGAATTTTGCCAAAAGCTATGTTTGAGCGATTCACGGAGAAGGCAATAAAAGTTATTATGCTTGGACAAGAGGAGGCAAGACGGCTTGGTCATAATTTTGTTGGTACAGAGCAGATTTTGTTGGGTCTTATTGGTGAGGGCACTGGCATTGCCGCTAAGGTTCTGAAATCCATGGGAATCAATTTGAAGGATGCCCGTGTAGAAGTGGAGAAGATAATTGGAAGAGGCAGTGGATTTGTGGCTGTTGAGATTCCCTTCACTCCTCGTGCAAAGCGTGTTTTAGAACTCTCTCTAGAGGAAGCCCGCCAACTTG GTCATAATTATATTGGATCTGAGCATCTTTTGCTGGGATTGCTTCGTGAGGGTGAAGGTGTGGCGGCTCGTGTTCTTGAAAATTTAGGTGCTGACCCAAGTAACATTCGGACACAA GTAATCCGAATGGTTGGGGAAAGTGCAGAAGCTGTTGGTGCTGGGGTTGGAGGGGGATCCAGTGGCAATAAGATGCCAACACTGGAAGAGTATGGCACGAATTTGACAAAACTGGCGGAGGAG GGAAAATTGGATCCTGTTGTTGGAAGGCAGGACCAGATAGAACGTGTTACTCAAATTTTGGGTCGGCGGACAAAAAATAACCCCTGCCTTATTGGAGAGCCTGGTGTGGGGAAAACAGCTATTGCAGAAGGCCTTGCACAACGAATTGCAAATGGTGATGTTCCAGAAACAATTGAGGGGAAGAAG GTTATAACCCTAGATATGGGTCTCCTTGTTGCTGGCACAAAATACCGTGGAGAGTTTGAGGAAAGACTAAAGAAGCTGATGGAGGAAATTAAACAaagtgatgaaataatattatttattgatgaGGTGCACACATTAATTGGAGCAGGAGCAGCAGAGGGGGCGATTGATGCTGCAAACATCTTAAAACCAGCTCTTGCAAGAGGTGAACTGCAG TGTATTGGAGCCACCACACTAGATGAATACAGAAAGCACATTGAGAAAGACCCAGCCTTGGAAAGACGGTTCCAGCCAGTTAAGGTGCCTGAGCCTTCTGTTGATGAAAcaatacaaattttgaaagGGCTTCGAGAAAGATATGAGATTCACCACAAGCTGAATTATACAGATGAAGCATTAGTGGCTGCAGCTCAGCTGTCATACCAATACATTAG TGATCGCTTTCTGCCTGATAAAGCAATTGACTTGATTGATGAAGCTGGTTCTCGGGTTAGACTTCGCCATGCACAG CTCCCAGAGGAGGCCAGGGAGCTTGAAAAAGAGCTGAGGCAGATAACTAAAGAGAAGAATGAAGCTGTTAGAAGCCAGGACTTTGAAAAG GCTGGGGAGTTACGTGATAGAGAAATGGACCTTAGGGCTCAGATTACTGCTCTTGTAGACAAAGGCAAAGAGATGAGCAAAGCGGAGACTGAAGCAGGGGAGGAAGGACCTGTGGTAACAGAATTGGATATTCAGCACATTGTCTCTTCTTGGACTGGCATTCCTGTTGAGAAAGTGTCTACTGATGAATCAGACCGGCTCCTTAAGATGGAAGAGACCCTCCACAAACGAGTTATTGGTCAGGATGAAGCTGTCAAAGCCATTAGCCGTGCCATTCGGCGTGCTCGTGTTGGACTCAAAAACCCAAATCGGCCTATTGCCAGTTTTATCTTCTCTGGTCCTACGGGTGTTGGAAAGTCAGAACTGGCAAAGGCATTAGCTGCCTACTACTTTGGTTCTGAAGAAGCTATGATCCGGCTTGACATGAGTGAGTTCATGGAGAGACACACTGTGTCCAAGCTCATTGGGTCACCTCCTGGCTATGTTGGATATACAGAAGGCGGTCAGCTAACAGAGGCTGTCCGCAGGCGTCCCTATACTGTCGTACTATTTGATGAGATTGAGAAGGCACATCCTGATGTCTTCAACATGATGCTTCAGATTCTTGAGGATGGCAGGCTAACAGACAGCAAAGGCAGAACAGTGGACTTCAAAAACACACTTCTGATCATGACCTCAAATGTCGGAAGTAGTGTGATTGAGAAAGGAGGCCGCAGAATAGGTTTTGATCTGGATTACGATGAGAAGGATAGCAGCTACAACAGAATTAAGAGCCTGGTGACAGAGGAACTCAAACAATATTTCAGGCCAGAGTTCTTGAATAGGCTGGATGAGATGATTGTCTTCCGGCAACTCACAAAGCTGGAGGTCAAGGAGATAGCTGATATAATGCTAAAAGAAGTATTTGACAGACTAAAGGTCAGGGATATAGAGCTTCAAGTCACAGAGAGGTTCAGAGAGAGGGTGGTTGAGGAAGGATACAACCCGAGCTATGGGGCAAGGCCCCTTAGAAGAGCCATAATGAGACTCTTGGAAGACAGCATGGCTGAGAAGATGCTGGCGGGAGAGATCAAAGAGGGCGACTCGGTTATTGTTGATGTTGATTCTGATGGTAATGTGACTGTTCTTAATGGTAGCAGCGGTGCACCTCCTGAATCATTGCCAGAGCCAATCCCCgtataa